The DNA sequence GGTTGTGGCCAGGGTAGCCGGCCAGGGTACCAGTACGAACTGGTCGACGTTACAGGCTAGCCCGGGCAATGGCCAGTTCAATGGCACGCTCGTAGCCCGCGGAGGCTGGTACCGGGTGGAAGTACGGGGCCTACGGAACGGGCAGGTTGTAGCCGTAGACAGCGTTCCCCGCTTCGGGGTGGGCGAAGTGTTTGCGATCATGGGCCACTCCAACGCCCAAGGGTCCAGTTGCATTATCAACGGTGTTGACAAATGCCCGACGCGGGAGGGCGCGGTCGACGACCGGGTAACGGTAGTGGGGCTGGTGACGGGCACGCCCGAGTTTTACCAGTACGAACAAACGGCCAACACCAGCATCCTGCCCGGACTGGCGTTTACTCAGATGACGACCTTTAGCGGCATATCGCCCTTTGCCAAAGTGGCGTGGTGCTGGGGCCGGATGGGCGACGTACTGGCGCAGCGTACCAACGTACCGGTACTCATTTACAACGCAGGCTTCGGCGGCAGCAACATGGAGTATAACTACAAGGCCGCCTACGATATTCCGTTCGAGCATGGCTTTATCAATTACTCCATCCGGATGCCCTTCGTAAACACGCGGAACCTGATGAATCTGTACGTTCCCTCAACAGGTATCCGGGCTATGCTCGTACTGCACGGCGAGAATGACCGCGCCAACACGACGGAAACCATCACGAGCCACTACTACGGCGTGATCGAAAAGGTCAAAAACGAATTCAACAAACCGGATCTGGCCTGGATCATTGCACTTTCATCGACCGTCAACGGACCCTTCGAGAATGTCCGGTCGGCGCAGTACCAGGTTTCGCACAACCCCGCTTACCGGACCTACCAGGGACCTGACCTCGACGTAGTATTACCCGGCGACGACCGTCCCGACGGGGTACACTACTCGCCCTCGGGTCAGTACAAAGTGGGTACGCTCTGGGCAGATGCCATTACGGATCAATATCTCCAGTCCATCACACCGTACATGGCTCAAACGCAGCCGCTGACCAGCATTGCCTGCACGAGCGGTAACCAGCTGCTGCTGACGCAGCCCGAAGGGTACACCTACAGTTGGAATACGGGCAGTACCGATAGAGCCATTTCCGTTGGCAGCGGCACGTACTCAGCCCGGCTGCGTACCGGCCAAAAGATGGAATTCTTTCCCCCTGCCGTTAGCGTTCCCGATAACGTTCGGCCCGCAGCGCCTTCTATCAGCACCACGGGCAACAGCCTGGAAATTTGCCGTACCAGTGGCCTTACCCTGACTTCCAGCAATGCCGAGGCCAACCTGTGGAGTACGGGCGCAACAACCCGCTCCATCACAGCCACAACGCCGGGTACCTACACCCTGAACGCGAAGAACACGGTATACGGCTGCCTGTCAGACGCTGTTACCAAGACCATCAGCCTGGCCGGGGCCGACCTTAGCCTGTCGATGCAGGCCAGCCGCCGGACGCCCGCCGTGGGCGACACCGTAACGTTTACGATGACCATCCGGAACGAGAGCACCTGCGACGCAGGCCGGGTAACGATGCAGAATCAGTTGCCGTCCAATCTATCGTTCGTATCGTCGGCCGATGGGCTGACAGTTTCCAATGGTATTGTCAGCGGCTCCGTAGCCGCCGTCCCCGCCGGGGGCCTGGTCAGACGCCGGTATGTGGCTCGCCTGACCGCAGCTGCCGCCTACGTAAACGCGGCTGAAATCAAAACAGCCGCGAACATCGACCCCGATAGCCAACCTGGTTCCGGCACCGGCGACGGACAGGATGACGCCAGCACGATTGACCTGCGCACCAAATCGTCCGGTACACTGGCGGTATACAGCTCACCAAACGCCGGTCAAACACCCCTGCCGGGCGTTCAGGGCAACCAGCCTGCTGCCGTATCGGACAAAGCCGATCTGAGCCTGTCCATGCAAACAAATCAGCATTCGGTCCAGGTAGGACAAACGATAACGTTCACCCTGACGGTGTTGAACATGGGGGGTCAGACGGCTACCAATATTGGGGTACGTAACGATCTGCCAGCGAGCCTGTCCTTCACCTCATCGGCATCGGGCATGGCAGCCAGCGGGTCGGCAGTGAGCGGCACCATTGGCCAGCTGGCACCGGGTCAGCGCGCGTCACTGACGTTCACGGCCAAGGCTACAGCCGCCGGTCAGTTCACCAACGCAGCCCAGATCAGCGCAGCTGACCAGAGCGATCCCGACTCCACGGTCAACAACGGAACCAACAAAGGGGAAGACGATGAAGCCCGAACCGACATACGGGTTTTGGTGCCCTAAACCGGCACCACTCCCTTGATACAGGCGGATTCGATCCAGTCATTTTTGAGAAAACGGGCTACAAAACGAACAAAAACGGGTTCAACCTGTATATTTGTTCGGCATACACTCTGCTTTCCCACTGTATAGAATGACATATTGTCTAGGTATCAAAGTCGCGTCGGGTCTGGTAGCGATCTCCGACAGGCGCCTGACTTCAGGTACAGAGGTGTCGTCGAACCGTAAAATGTCGGTTCACGAAGTTGAAAACCACTCCCTGTTCATCATGACGTCGGGCCTGCGTTCGGTACGCGATAAAGCCATCACCTACTTTAATGAAGTGCTGGCCGAGCGCGACCGATCGTTCAATAAGCTCTACAAAGCAGTCAATGCCTTTGGTGAGCAGGTCAAGCGCGTAGCGCAGGAAGACCGGGCATCCATTGTTGCCAGTGGTATGCACTTCAACCTCAACGCCATCGTTGGCGGTCAGCTGGAAGATGATAAAGAACACAAGCTGTACCTGCTCTACCCCGAAGGAAACTGGGTTGAAGTCGATCAGGGGTCGCCCTTCAAAATTATTGGTAACTCGGGCTACGGAAAGCCCCTGCTGTTCCGGAACCTGTCCTACGAAACGAGTTTGCAGGAGGCCCTCAAGATTGGCTTTCTGGCTTTCGACGCTACCCGCGTGAGTGCCAACGATGTTGACTATCCGCTGGATGTAGTGGTATACCCGAAAGATAGTTTCCACATGACCGAATACCGACTCGAGAAGGATGATATGGATGAGGTATCGCACCAGTGGAGTGCGCTGCTGAGTAACTCCGTCCGCAAACTACCCACGTACTGGATGGACCCAATTTTTGAAAAAGTCAGAAGTAAGGTTTGATGCATGACCTGCGTAGTAGTATCAACGAATGACTGACGGTGAATAATGGCCGATAACGTTGCCGGATAGTCACGAGTTACCTGTCGCCCATTATTCACTGTTCATCATCCTATTATGCATCTCCACGTTCGGCACGAATCCGAATACACGTACGACTATCCGGTTGCTCTTGGCCCGCAAACGCTGTATCTGTATCCCCGCGCCTACCCTTACCAGCGGCTGCTTTCCTACGAACTGACGATCGACCCGGAGCCGTCGCGCATTGTTCGCAATATTGACGTGGAAGGGAATGTACAGCAGCTTGTCTATTTCAACCACCCTACCCGGCACCTGACGGTAACGGCCGAAATGCAGCTTCAGTCGGATGAGTTCAATTCGTTTGATTTCGTGCTCTTTCCCTTCGATACCCAGCGCGTCCCTTTCCACTATCCGAAATCGGTCGAAGATCTGCTGCAGCCCTACCTCCAGCAGGTCAGCGCATCGGAGAAAGTGAAG is a window from the Spirosoma rigui genome containing:
- a CDS encoding DUF11 domain-containing protein, which produces MTLRLRAFTVAVTTFFVSSLSATFVQAQLKVTYPVNRMIIQRSNDNQATVQIAGSYAQPLDAVEARVVARVAGQGTSTNWSTLQASPGNGQFNGTLVARGGWYRVEVRGLRNGQVVAVDSVPRFGVGEVFAIMGHSNAQGSSCIINGVDKCPTREGAVDDRVTVVGLVTGTPEFYQYEQTANTSILPGLAFTQMTTFSGISPFAKVAWCWGRMGDVLAQRTNVPVLIYNAGFGGSNMEYNYKAAYDIPFEHGFINYSIRMPFVNTRNLMNLYVPSTGIRAMLVLHGENDRANTTETITSHYYGVIEKVKNEFNKPDLAWIIALSSTVNGPFENVRSAQYQVSHNPAYRTYQGPDLDVVLPGDDRPDGVHYSPSGQYKVGTLWADAITDQYLQSITPYMAQTQPLTSIACTSGNQLLLTQPEGYTYSWNTGSTDRAISVGSGTYSARLRTGQKMEFFPPAVSVPDNVRPAAPSISTTGNSLEICRTSGLTLTSSNAEANLWSTGATTRSITATTPGTYTLNAKNTVYGCLSDAVTKTISLAGADLSLSMQASRRTPAVGDTVTFTMTIRNESTCDAGRVTMQNQLPSNLSFVSSADGLTVSNGIVSGSVAAVPAGGLVRRRYVARLTAAAAYVNAAEIKTAANIDPDSQPGSGTGDGQDDASTIDLRTKSSGTLAVYSSPNAGQTPLPGVQGNQPAAVSDKADLSLSMQTNQHSVQVGQTITFTLTVLNMGGQTATNIGVRNDLPASLSFTSSASGMAASGSAVSGTIGQLAPGQRASLTFTAKATAAGQFTNAAQISAADQSDPDSTVNNGTNKGEDDEARTDIRVLVP
- a CDS encoding peptidase yields the protein MTYCLGIKVASGLVAISDRRLTSGTEVSSNRKMSVHEVENHSLFIMTSGLRSVRDKAITYFNEVLAERDRSFNKLYKAVNAFGEQVKRVAQEDRASIVASGMHFNLNAIVGGQLEDDKEHKLYLLYPEGNWVEVDQGSPFKIIGNSGYGKPLLFRNLSYETSLQEALKIGFLAFDATRVSANDVDYPLDVVVYPKDSFHMTEYRLEKDDMDEVSHQWSALLSNSVRKLPTYWMDPIFEKVRSKV